The stretch of DNA CCCCCCTGATCCGCTCGAAGGCCGACTCGGAGAGGTGGTCGTCCCAGGGCTCGACGAGCCCGGTCGAGCCCAGGACCGAGATCCCGCCCTCGATCCCGATGCGGGGGTTGAGGGTCTTCCCGGCGATCGCCGCCCCCTCAGGGATGGAGAGGCGGACCCGCACGCCCGGAAGCCCGATCGCTGCCATCGCGTCCCTGATCCCTTCCAGGATCGACCGCATCGCCGTCTCGCTGATCGCCGCCGCACCGGCGCGAAACCGCGGTGTGTCCCTGGCGAAACGCCCGATCCCCTCGCCCGCCTCAAAAATGAGACCGGCAGGGGCACGTTCTGCGGTCGCCACAAAGAGCAGGCCGGCCGTGACGTCGGAGGGATAGTCCCCGGCGTCTTTTCTCGCCGACCCGGTGCCGTCCCTCCCCTCTGCCGGGACCGTAAATACAAGCCCGCAGGGGAGCGTGACGGCGACCGCCGAGACCGGCCCTCTCAGGGAGAGCACTGCCGCCGTTGCCGCCGCGGCGGCCGTCGTTCCGGTGGTAAAGCCGCGGCGAAGCACCGCACCCGAAGCGGTGAGCACCCCGAGCCCGGAGGCGGCGAGGTCAAGCCCATCCGGGCTTGCGCACCGCGCCGCCCACTCCTCTGGATAGACATAGCCGGTGACCGGATCGACGACCGCCTCACGCCGCACGCTGCTGCTCCACGAATATCGTGACGATCTCGTTCATCGCCGCCACCGCGGGCGGCGTCCCCCCGCGCGTTCCCTGCGTGGTGATCGAGGGGATATCGAGGCCGCGGAGTTCTTCCTTCGACTCGGCGGCGTTCACGAAGCCGACCGCCATCCCGATCACGAGCGCCGGGCGCACCCCTTCCCTGATCATCGTGCAGAGGGAGAGGAGTGAGGATGGGGCGTTGCCGATCACGACGATCGAGCCCTCCAGGCTGTCGCGCAGGGCGAGGAAACCCGCAGATGAACGGGTGATCCCGCGCTCGGCCGAGATCTCGGCCCCGAAGTCGAGGGCGCAGAGCACCTCTGAGGTGTGCTCCTTTTTCCTGATCCCCATCTGCACCATATGGATGTCGGTGACGATCGGCGCCCCCCGTTCGAGGGCCGCAAGCCCGGCGGCGACGGCGTCGCCCCTGAACCTTACCAGATCGGCCATCACGAAATCCCCGACGGCGATCGCGCACCGCTGCCTGATCCGGTCTTCGACCGTCCTATCGCCGATCACCTGCCTGGCAAGGGCGCGGCTCGTCCGCGAGATCTGATACCCCTCAGGGGTGTCGGCGCCGGGATCAATATACATATTTCCTCCTGTAACCTCTCGGCGTGAGCATTCCGCC from Methanofollis liminatans DSM 4140 encodes:
- a CDS encoding precorrin-8X methylmutase, yielding MYIDPGADTPEGYQISRTSRALARQVIGDRTVEDRIRQRCAIAVGDFVMADLVRFRGDAVAAGLAALERGAPIVTDIHMVQMGIRKKEHTSEVLCALDFGAEISAERGITRSSAGFLALRDSLEGSIVVIGNAPSSLLSLCTMIREGVRPALVIGMAVGFVNAAESKEELRGLDIPSITTQGTRGGTPPAVAAMNEIVTIFVEQQRAA
- a CDS encoding cobalt-precorrin-5B (C(1))-methyltransferase; the protein is MRREAVVDPVTGYVYPEEWAARCASPDGLDLAASGLGVLTASGAVLRRGFTTGTTAAAAATAAVLSLRGPVSAVAVTLPCGLVFTVPAEGRDGTGSARKDAGDYPSDVTAGLLFVATAERAPAGLIFEAGEGIGRFARDTPRFRAGAAAISETAMRSILEGIRDAMAAIGLPGVRVRLSIPEGAAIAGKTLNPRIGIEGGISVLGSTGLVEPWDDHLSESAFERIRGAERVVLTTGRIGLRYSRLLFPDHEAVLVGVNLGRALDEVGGEAVICALPGLVMKFIDPAILEGTGCGTVEELTATPAWPGIMARAFTRFRADRPGVRVVIVDRDGGVMGDSG